One genomic segment of Ricinus communis isolate WT05 ecotype wild-type chromosome 3, ASM1957865v1, whole genome shotgun sequence includes these proteins:
- the LOC8268318 gene encoding E3 ubiquitin-protein ligase ATL42, giving the protein MFQGLDFSMHRLIILLSLLNLLFVFFSFPVGAQFNTVEVERPSQDGASNFQPSLAVVIGILCIMFSLTFILLIYAKFCHRGATVHGNSQNNPALNRSGSRFSGIDKTVIESLPFFKFSSLKGSKKGLECAVCLSKFEDIEVLRLLPRCKHAFHINCVDQWLEKHSSCPLCRCKVSAEDTTIFTYSNSMRFLWNQSEIQEDSSIEYFIQREESRQASSRFSIGSSFRRTDKVLNKDEEALIQEQEAEDSDDEQRVLHKFNHKIIISDVVLKNRWSNVSSSDLMFLNAEMLQDMSSNRFSSSDSNNEQFISTENEQMVKIKEEMEKKRLFESKFSTISNCDSPTPFPGNPSTSSDSNRISGHNTSSIIDSGDRRSVSEITGLSRFRNVSIKKTIRESFSGENNREEDRVRRQWLPIARRTVQWFANREKTSQQTQNRRQTLHV; this is encoded by the coding sequence ATGTTTCAAGGCCTTGATTTTTCGATGCAtcgattaattattttacttagtCTACTAAATCTCCTTTTCGTCTTCTTCAGCTTCCCTGTTGGAGCACAGTTCAATACGGTCGAAGTAGAACGACCTTCACAAGATGGTGCTTCAAATTTTCAACCAAGTCTTGCTGTTGTTATAGGAATTCTCTGCATCATGTTTTCATTAACTTTTATTCTCCTTATCTATGCTAAGTTCTGTCACAGAGGAGCTACAGTTCATGGAAATTCGCAGAATAATCCTGCACTAAATCGATCAGGATCTAGATTCTCAGGAATTGATAAGACAGTGATAGAATCACTTCCTTTCTTCAAATTCTCTTCATTGAAAGGATCAAAGAAAGGGCTCGAATGCGCAGTCTGCCTCTCTAAATTCGAAGATATTGAAGTTCTTCGGTTGCTGCCCAGATGCAAACATGCCTTTCATATTAACTGTGTCGATCAGTGGCTTGAAAAACATTCTAGCTGCCCACTTTGTAGGTGCAAAGTTAGTGCTGAGGATACGACAATATTCACATATTCGAATAGTATGCGATTCTTGTGGAATCAATCAGAGATTCAAGAGGATTCAAGCATAGAATATTTTATCCAGAGAGAGGAAAGTCGTCAAGCGTCTTCAAGATTCAGCATCGGAAGCAGTTTTCGAAGGACCGATAAGGTACTTAACAAGGATGAAGAAGCATTAATCCAAGAACAAGAAGCTGAAGATTCAGATGATGAACAAAGAGTCTTGCACAAGTTCAATCACAAGATTATTATATCAGATGTTGTTCTCAAGAACAGATGGAGTAATGTGAGTTCTTCTGATCTCATGTTCTTGAATGCGGAGATGCTTCAGGATATGTCGAGCAACAGATTCTCTTCTTCGGATTCTAATAATGAGCAATTCATCAGTACAGAAAATGAGCAAATGGTCAAGattaaagaagaaatggaGAAGAAAAGATTGTTTGAAAGCAAGTTCAGCACAATTAGCAACTGCGACTCTCCAACACCATTTCCAGGTAACCCTTCAACATCATCAGATTCAAACAGGATTTCAGGTCACAACACATCAAGTATAATCGATTCAGGTGACAGAAGATCAGTATCTGAAATCACTGGCCTTTCAAGATTCAGAAATGTGAGTATTAAGAAGACAATAAGAGAGTCCTTTTCAGGTGAAAATAATAGAGAAGAGGATAGAGTGAGGAGGCAATGGTTGCCAATTGCTAGAAGGACAGTTCAGTGGTTCGCCAATAGAGAAAAGACATCTCAACAAACTCAGAACAGAAGACAAACATTACATGTATAA